The Streptomyces sp. ALI-76-A nucleotide sequence TCGCGACCAGCCGTCCCAGAATCGGTGCCAAGGTCATCCCGCTGTGCGAGACGAGGCAGTAGACGCGGGAGTGCGCGGAGGCATAGCCGGCGATGGTGTGGCCGTCTGCGGGCAGTGATCGGAGGCCGACGCGCAGGTCGATCCTCGGTGCCCGGAGCCGATCGGTCAGCAGTGCGGAGAACCGCCGGGCGAGGGTGCTCGCCAGGTTGCCGTCCATGGACGGGGGATTCGCCGGATCGACGTCACGGTTCAGATCGAGAGCCTGTAGGACGGTACGCCCGCCGGCCGCGGGACGGAGGTTGAGGCCGGGGGTGTGGATCACGCAGCGCAGGTCGAGTTCCGGAAAGCCGGCGTAGCCGAGCAGACCGACGGTCTGCGCTCCACGACCGGCATCCGTCACCATGGGAATCCGGATACCGGCTCCTGCGGCCAGTCGTTCTGTCCAGCGGCCTGCCGCCAGGACAACTCGATCTCCCGTACACACCCGGCCGCCGGCCAGAGTGACGGCCACTCCCTCAGGCCTGTCATCGATGGCCACCACCTCGCCGATCGTGCACTTGGCTCCGTGCCGCTCGGCATCCGCCAGCAAGGCGCCCACGAA carries:
- a CDS encoding FAD-binding oxidoreductase, encoding MKAIIIGAGVLGVSVARHLAVAGEDVLLLDQRGVGMGTTATTFGWTNSSRKPDPDYHRLNLAGMEEHARLAEQLRGAPSYFPSGALQWADAASEQRLAANVERLKSLGYPAHWITRDEATQIAGDLRIPGTITSIAHFPSEGYVLPDLFVGALLADAERHGAKCTIGEVVAIDDRPEGVAVTLAGGRVCTGDRVVLAAGRWTERLAAGAGIRIPMVTDAGRGAQTVGLLGYAGFPELDLRCVIHTPGLNLRPAAGGRTVLQALDLNRDVDPANPPSMDGNLASTLARRFSALLTDRLRAPRIDLRVGLRSLPADGHTIAGYASAHSRVYCLVSHSGMTLAPILGRLVATEITTDQEQDLLRAFRPTRFTGAQRREIEVDQHAISLGDQ